One Zeugodacus cucurbitae isolate PBARC_wt_2022May chromosome 3, idZeuCucr1.2, whole genome shotgun sequence genomic region harbors:
- the LOC105217011 gene encoding glycerate kinase produces the protein MSAQLQHIQNLRHIFQRSVEAVRPAQLLSEANQYTLRPQVSEDGRRLSIQIQGKTLDITHKHCHVVGCGKAVLGMAVQLEKSLDKRLVSGVLSIPEGTRARFQDVPEMQLSTNTVLDVIEGAPNNQPDEQALEAAKRIKTLAASMTENDILFVLISGGGSALLPLPRPPLTLSEKMQLVRRLANCGASIDEMNVVRIALSDIKGGRLAAAARNAFAVISFVISDVVGDPVDIIASGPTCTVITKRTTAKEVLEKYELFADLPKHIRQLVEATEAKETFQSAHNNSVYVVGVNRVATAQAVQEALKCGYNPFIASTTIEGEVQQLVSKYNDFLQSICDFREGKLAENDLKSRFPFDTRIFQHFLKTLLMCERTKKPLLLILAGEPTVKVTGSGLGGRNQELALRMSLIAHENADFNNVIFLSAGTDGIDGPTPAAGAIGCDLVISDFLANNSHKLSDVQAFLQHSDSYNFYKNLNAGEYHVLTGHTGTNVMDLQLLLIV, from the exons ATGTCAGCACAATTGCAACACATACAAAATCTACGACACATCTTTCAACGTTCGGTGGAGGCTGTGCGACCGGCACAGTTACTGAGTGAGGCCAACCAATATACGTTGCGGCCACAGGTGAGCGAAGATGGACGTCGCTTGAGCATACAAATACAGGGTAAAACTCTGGATATAACACATAAGCACTGTCATGTTGTCGGATGTGGTAAAGCTGTGCTTGGCATGGCGGTGCAATTGGAAAAATCGCTCGACAAACGCTTGGTTAGTGGTGTGCTGAGCATACCAGAGGGTACAAGAGCGAGATTTCAAGATGTGCCCGAAATGCAATTGTCAACAAATACCGTGCTGGATGTTATCGAAGGCGCACCAAACAATCAGCCAGACGAGCAGGCACTCGAGGCGGCAAAACGCATAAAGACACTGGCGGCGAGTATGACGGAAAACGATATACTCTTTGTGTTAATATCAGGTGGTGGTTCGGCATTGCTGCCATTACCACGTCCACCACTTACACTGTCCGAGAAAATGCAGTTGGTACGGCGTTTAGCCAATTGCGGTGCAAGCATTGATGAAATGAATGTGGTGCGTATTGCTTTGTCGGATATCAAAGGTGGCCGCTTGGCGGCTGCTGCACGCAATGCTTTTGCAGTTATTTCGTTTGTCATCAGCGATGTCGTAGGTGATCCGGTCGATATAATAGCTAGTGGACCAACTTGTACTGTTATAACAAAGCGTACGACAGCAAAGGAAGTTTTGGAAAAGTATGAATTATTTGCTGATTTGCCTAAGCATATACGTCAACTAGTGGAAGCGACAGAGGCTAAAGAAACGTTTCAATCAGCACACAATAACTCTGTTTATGTGGTGGGTGTCAATCGTGTTGCCACCGCGCAAGCTGTGCAGGAGGCGCTCAAGTGTGGCTACAATCCATTTATAGCCAGCACAACGATTGAGGGTGAAGTGCAGCAGCTGGTCAGCAAATACAATGACTTCTTACAAAGCATTTGCGATTTTCGTGAAGGGAAACTGGCTGAAAACGATTTGAAAAGTCGCTTTCCCTTCGATACACGCATTTTCCAGCATTTTTTAAAAACACTGCTCATGTGTGAGCGCACGAAAAAGCCGCTGCTATTGATTTTGGCTGGTGAACCGACTGTTAAG GTCACCGGCAGCGGTTTGGGTGGTCGCAATCAGGAGTTGGCTTTACGCATGTCTCTCATCGCACATGAGAATGCGGATTTTAATAATGTTATCTTTCTCTCTGCCGGCACTGATGGCATTGACGGTCCAACGCCAGCAGCGGGTGCTATCGGTTGTGATTTAGTGATAAGCGACTTTTTGGCGAACAACTCGCATAAACTGAGTGATGTACAAGCTTTCTTGCAGCACAGTGAttcgtataatttttataaaaatctgaatgcTGGTGAATATCATGTGCTGACCGGCCACACCGGCACCAATGTGATGGATCTGCAGTTGTTGTTAATTGTGTAG
- the LOC105217012 gene encoding endothelial lipase isoform X1, producing MRAFNVILTVILCTIQLNSLCANPIQGLFDPNCFVAKSDCPNENVTFWLYTNATANTPVQLDPLNLQKSDFPVRRPVKILIHGYTGHRDFAPNTFIRPVLLQHEDVYVISPDYGPLVREPCYASAVQNLPLAARCLGQLINNLVEQGIVENEDLHVIGFSLGAQVAGQTANYVKKKLLRITGLDPAKPLFITVGNDRKLSKDDADFVDVIHTDVLGRGMMHPMGHVDFYPNFGYIQPGCEVEAEPGSCNHERAPRFYAESINPKQEFWSTRCSNWLYFILNICGVDSNDGMMGYHIDKSLTGIYFLKTSNSTPFALGRNKDKIPEVQPNWRDNYDLDMMNKEACDQLLMCRFLRHGAEYGTDLVDVPPDFS from the exons ATGCGCGCTTTCAATGTCATTCTAACGGTTATATTATGTACGA ttcaactGAATTCTTTGTGCGCTAACCCCATACAGGGACTCTTCGATCCGAATTGTTTTGTCGCGAAAAGTGATTGTCCCAATGAGAATGTCACCTTCTGGTTGTACACAAA CGCCACAGCCAACACACCCGTGCAGTTAGATCCGCTCAATCTACAAAAGTCCGATTTTCCCGTACGCCGACCTGTCAAAATACTCATACACGGCTATACAGGACATCGTGACTTTGCGCCGAACACTTTTATACGGCCAGTGCTGCTGCAACATGAGGATGTCTATGTGATCTCACCCGATTATGGTCCGCTCGTGCGCGAACCTTGCTATGCCTCGGCTGTGCAAAATCTACCGTTGGCTGCACGCTGTTTAGGACAGTTGATTAACAATCTCGTTGAGCAGGGTATTGTGGAGAATGAAGATTTGCATGTGATTGGTTTCAGTTTAGGCGCACAAGTGGCGGGTCAAACAGCAAACTATGTGAAGAAGAAGCTGCTACGCATAACTG GACTGGATCCTGCGAAACCCTTGTTCATCACCGTTGGCAATGATCGCAAGTTGAGTAAAGACGATGCGGATTTTGTCGACGTCATACATACAGATGTGCTCGGACGTGGCATGATGCATCCGATGGGTCATGTGGACTTTTATCCAAATTTCGGCTACATACAACCTGGTTGTGAAGTGGAGGCAG AACCCGGCAGCTGTAATCACGAACGTGCTCCCCGCTTCTACGCCGAATCAATCAATCCGAAACAAGAATTTTGGAGTACCCGTTGCTCGAATtggctttatttcattttaaatatttgcggCGTAGACTCGAATGATGGCATGATGGGTTATCATATTGATAAAAG cctGACAGGCATATACTTTCTCAAAACATCGAACTCCACACCATTTGCGCTCGGCCGCAACAAAGATAAGATACCAGAAGTACAGCCAAATTGGCGCGACAACTACGATCTCGATATGATGAACAAGGAGGCTTGCGATCAGCTGCTGATGTGCCGCTTTCTACGGCACGGCGCCGAATACGGCACAGATCTAGTGGATGTACCGCCCGATTTTAGTtaa
- the LOC105217012 gene encoding endothelial lipase isoform X2 produces the protein MRAFNVILTVILFQLNSLCANPIQGLFDPNCFVAKSDCPNENVTFWLYTNATANTPVQLDPLNLQKSDFPVRRPVKILIHGYTGHRDFAPNTFIRPVLLQHEDVYVISPDYGPLVREPCYASAVQNLPLAARCLGQLINNLVEQGIVENEDLHVIGFSLGAQVAGQTANYVKKKLLRITGLDPAKPLFITVGNDRKLSKDDADFVDVIHTDVLGRGMMHPMGHVDFYPNFGYIQPGCEVEAEPGSCNHERAPRFYAESINPKQEFWSTRCSNWLYFILNICGVDSNDGMMGYHIDKSLTGIYFLKTSNSTPFALGRNKDKIPEVQPNWRDNYDLDMMNKEACDQLLMCRFLRHGAEYGTDLVDVPPDFS, from the exons ATGCGCGCTTTCAATGTCATTCTAACGGTTATATTAT ttcaactGAATTCTTTGTGCGCTAACCCCATACAGGGACTCTTCGATCCGAATTGTTTTGTCGCGAAAAGTGATTGTCCCAATGAGAATGTCACCTTCTGGTTGTACACAAA CGCCACAGCCAACACACCCGTGCAGTTAGATCCGCTCAATCTACAAAAGTCCGATTTTCCCGTACGCCGACCTGTCAAAATACTCATACACGGCTATACAGGACATCGTGACTTTGCGCCGAACACTTTTATACGGCCAGTGCTGCTGCAACATGAGGATGTCTATGTGATCTCACCCGATTATGGTCCGCTCGTGCGCGAACCTTGCTATGCCTCGGCTGTGCAAAATCTACCGTTGGCTGCACGCTGTTTAGGACAGTTGATTAACAATCTCGTTGAGCAGGGTATTGTGGAGAATGAAGATTTGCATGTGATTGGTTTCAGTTTAGGCGCACAAGTGGCGGGTCAAACAGCAAACTATGTGAAGAAGAAGCTGCTACGCATAACTG GACTGGATCCTGCGAAACCCTTGTTCATCACCGTTGGCAATGATCGCAAGTTGAGTAAAGACGATGCGGATTTTGTCGACGTCATACATACAGATGTGCTCGGACGTGGCATGATGCATCCGATGGGTCATGTGGACTTTTATCCAAATTTCGGCTACATACAACCTGGTTGTGAAGTGGAGGCAG AACCCGGCAGCTGTAATCACGAACGTGCTCCCCGCTTCTACGCCGAATCAATCAATCCGAAACAAGAATTTTGGAGTACCCGTTGCTCGAATtggctttatttcattttaaatatttgcggCGTAGACTCGAATGATGGCATGATGGGTTATCATATTGATAAAAG cctGACAGGCATATACTTTCTCAAAACATCGAACTCCACACCATTTGCGCTCGGCCGCAACAAAGATAAGATACCAGAAGTACAGCCAAATTGGCGCGACAACTACGATCTCGATATGATGAACAAGGAGGCTTGCGATCAGCTGCTGATGTGCCGCTTTCTACGGCACGGCGCCGAATACGGCACAGATCTAGTGGATGTACCGCCCGATTTTAGTtaa